The genomic segment GCTTGAACCCGCCGTGCTTCGTAAAAAATGGAAAGAGGTGTCGATCGTCGGCCTGATTGGGTTCGTGGCGCCGTTCGTTGGCTGCGCAGCCGTGGCGCACTTTGTCCTGGGATGGGATGTTCGGGCGAGCGGGCTCGCGGGAGTCGCCTTGTCCACGACCTCCATGGCGGTTGTATACGCGGTCATGCTCGAAACGGGCTTCAATCAAACCGATTTCGGCAAAGGTATTCTCGGCGCGTGTTTCATCAACGATCTGGGCACCGTTTTGGCGCTTGGAATCCTTTTCGCCCCCTTCACATACAAAACTTTTGTCTTCATCGGCGCATGCGTGGCCGTCATGGCTACCCTTCCCTTTGTCACGTCCCGCCTGATTTCGCTCTATGCCTTTCGCACGGCGGCGATCCGAACCAAATGGGTCTTGTTCGTGCTGTTTGGACTCGGCGCGCTGGCGTTGTGGTCCGGCAGCGAGGCCGTGCTGCCGGCCTATCTGGTCGGCATGATCCTGGCCGGCGTCGCCGCGGAGGATCAGCATTGGGTCCGCCGGCTGCGCACCCTGACTGTCGGCCTCCTCACACCCTTCTATTTTATCCGCGCCGGATCGCTGGTGTCCCTGCCGGCGGTTCTGGGCGCGCCGCTCGTGTTTGTAATCTTGCTGGCGGGAAAAGTCGTCTCGAAAATTTTCGGATTGTATCCCGTCATCGGGTGCTTTCACGGGGAAACGAAGGCCCGGTGGTATTACACCCTCATGATGTCCACCGGCTTGACGTTTGGGACCATTTCCGCGCTTTACGGATATTCGCACGGCATCGTTACGCGCGAACAGTATTCGTTCCTGGTGGCAGTGGTCATCGGCAGCGCCGTGGTTCCCACGATGATTGCCAATTACGCCTTCCTGCCCCGGCATTTGCTCCCCGGGGAAACCGTCGCCGATGAGGAACTGGAAGAATTGGAGAAAATTTCATGGGACGACAACGGCGAGGAGTCGTCTTCGGGTCCGGCGGAGGAGTAGGAGCGGATCGCTCCTCCCCGTAGTGGACGAAACGAATGTCGTGAACACCGGGGATGTTGCCCCGATGGCAAGGCGTTTCAGGGGTCCGTCTCGTCCGCTATTTTACGCCGACAGACGATGATGCCGGCGGCCATGACGAGCAACACAATAGGCCACGCCGCCACGGGCAGGGTTTGCTGGGCCATGACTTGGAATTGAGCACTGGGACCTGCTTCCGGTGCGAGATTGCCGGCGGCGTCGCTCGCCGTGCCCGCGTCAATGGAGATGGCAAGGGCGCCGTCACCGACGATGTTCTCCACGGTGACCGTGCGCGAAGCGACACCTGTTCCGGAAACGGTCACGGAACC from the Candidatus Hydrogenedentota bacterium genome contains:
- a CDS encoding cation:proton antiporter, which translates into the protein MESAFAVAALWMGLAVAATSLSNHLRISVALIEICIGIAAGFVADRYFGAGSLGGDLPWLRFLAGTGAVLLTFLAGAELEPAVLRKKWKEVSIVGLIGFVAPFVGCAAVAHFVLGWDVRASGLAGVALSTTSMAVVYAVMLETGFNQTDFGKGILGACFINDLGTVLALGILFAPFTYKTFVFIGACVAVMATLPFVTSRLISLYAFRTAAIRTKWVLFVLFGLGALALWSGSEAVLPAYLVGMILAGVAAEDQHWVRRLRTLTVGLLTPFYFIRAGSLVSLPAVLGAPLVFVILLAGKVVSKIFGLYPVIGCFHGETKARWYYTLMMSTGLTFGTISALYGYSHGIVTREQYSFLVAVVIGSAVVPTMIANYAFLPRHLLPGETVADEELEELEKISWDDNGEESSSGPAEE